Proteins from a single region of Catenulispora acidiphila DSM 44928:
- a CDS encoding substrate-binding and VWA domain-containing protein: MAHGHLHRSSPPRNARLSLPITLVVVLVLGASGGGAAWYAAGHRHAGVGSAAAAAPVSCPAGPTTVTAAVAPELASVLTPVLAAQPVPCVRVVMTAADSADTARFLAGSGAAPAGVRGRPDVWIPETSLWLELARATGAGQALLPQNGNSVADSPTVVAAPKAVAGLLGGQGAFSWEELVMMALARSQGAASGSSGSSGPSGPVVAIADPTHDGAGLSALIVLNAMLAQAVNDPQVKVGITGFVKGMADNVAPSPVQLAGKVFPASEQQIFTYNHGKPGAPLAALYPSDGSASLDYPMVVLNGADNAHAVAANRLLTYLQTGAQDALRQKGFRSPDGGPSPVLAADPELRGDQLAAAKRADYGAAGQALTLWASLTKQLRMLAVVDVSGSMAQAVPGTGQTRLQLTAAASEKAMALFGSHAAMGLWTFTTTHDAAGSTVIDQVLPIAELGAAEPGGGTHGQRMIAAYGALADKAGSRNGLYDVLLAAYQNVQKGWDPTRTNTVAVFTDGKDDDLNSMTSDQLIAKLQAAVDPARPIRVFVVALGTDVDLTLLNKITAVTGGAAVHFSDMGQMTAAILGSTDTR; this comes from the coding sequence ATGGCACACGGGCACCTCCATCGCTCCTCCCCGCCGCGCAACGCCCGGCTGTCGCTGCCGATCACGTTGGTCGTGGTGCTGGTGCTGGGCGCCTCCGGGGGTGGGGCGGCCTGGTACGCGGCGGGGCACCGGCATGCGGGCGTGGGCTCAGCTGCGGCCGCCGCGCCGGTTTCGTGTCCTGCGGGACCCACGACGGTCACCGCGGCGGTCGCGCCGGAGCTGGCGAGCGTGCTGACGCCGGTGCTGGCGGCGCAGCCGGTGCCGTGCGTGCGGGTGGTGATGACGGCGGCGGATTCGGCGGACACGGCCCGGTTCCTGGCCGGGAGCGGCGCGGCGCCGGCCGGGGTGCGCGGGCGTCCGGACGTGTGGATCCCGGAGACGTCACTGTGGCTGGAACTGGCGCGGGCGACCGGGGCGGGGCAGGCGCTGCTGCCGCAGAACGGGAATTCGGTGGCTGACTCGCCGACGGTGGTGGCGGCGCCGAAGGCGGTGGCGGGGTTGCTGGGCGGGCAGGGGGCGTTCAGCTGGGAGGAGTTGGTGATGATGGCGTTGGCGCGGTCTCAGGGTGCTGCTTCCGGGTCTTCCGGTTCCTCTGGTCCTTCCGGTCCTGTTGTGGCGATCGCGGATCCGACGCACGACGGCGCGGGGCTGTCGGCGCTGATCGTGCTGAACGCGATGTTGGCGCAGGCGGTGAACGATCCGCAGGTGAAGGTCGGGATCACCGGCTTCGTGAAGGGGATGGCGGACAACGTCGCGCCGTCGCCGGTGCAGTTGGCGGGCAAGGTATTTCCGGCCTCTGAGCAGCAGATCTTCACCTACAACCACGGCAAGCCCGGCGCGCCGTTGGCGGCGTTGTATCCGTCGGACGGTTCGGCGTCGCTGGACTACCCGATGGTGGTGCTCAACGGGGCGGACAACGCGCACGCCGTAGCGGCTAACAGGCTGCTGACATACCTGCAGACCGGTGCGCAGGACGCGTTGCGACAGAAGGGTTTCCGGTCGCCGGACGGCGGCCCGTCGCCAGTGCTCGCCGCTGATCCGGAGCTGCGGGGCGACCAGCTGGCGGCGGCGAAGCGTGCCGATTATGGGGCGGCGGGGCAGGCGCTGACCCTGTGGGCGTCGCTGACGAAGCAGCTGCGGATGCTGGCGGTGGTGGACGTGTCGGGGTCAATGGCGCAGGCGGTGCCGGGGACCGGGCAGACACGGCTGCAGCTGACGGCGGCGGCGAGCGAGAAGGCGATGGCGCTGTTCGGGAGCCATGCGGCGATGGGATTGTGGACGTTCACCACGACGCATGATGCGGCGGGCTCGACGGTGATCGACCAGGTCCTGCCGATCGCCGAGTTGGGCGCGGCCGAGCCGGGCGGCGGGACGCACGGGCAGCGGATGATCGCGGCGTACGGGGCGCTGGCGGACAAGGCGGGGTCGCGCAACGGGCTGTATGACGTGCTGCTGGCGGCGTATCAGAACGTGCAGAAGGGCTGGGACCCGACGCGGACGAACACGGTCGCGGTGTTCACCGACGGCAAGGACGACGACCTGAACAGCATGACCTCCGACCAGCTGATCGCGAAGCTACAAGCGGCGGTCGACCCGGCCCGCCCGATCCGCGTCTTCGTGGTCGCACTCGGCACAGACGTCGACCTGACCCTGCTCAACAAGATCACCGCGGTCACCGGCGGCGCGGCCGTCCACTTCAGCGACATGGGGCAGATGACCGCGGCGATACTGGGGAGCACTGACACACGGTGA
- the metK gene encoding methionine adenosyltransferase, with protein MSGTVRRLFTSESVTEGHPDKIADQISDAILDSLLKDDPKSRVAVETLLTTGQVHIAGEVTTTAYADIPRLVRDTILNIGYDSSKKGFDGESCGVSVSIGSQSPDIAQGVDTAYESRVEGDTDELDRQGAGDQGLMFGYACTDTPELMPLPIALAHRLSHRLATVRKDGTVPYLRPDGKTQVTIEYDGHKAVRLDTVVLSTQHASDIDLDNLLTPDIREQVVMPEIDALELDTSDFRLLVNPTGRFEIGGPMGDAGLTGRKIIVDTYGGMARHGGGAFSGKDPSKVDRSAAYAMRWVAKNVVAAGLAERCEVQVAYAIGKAEPVGLFVETFGTGLVEDVKIQEALLQVFDLRPAAIIRDLDLLRPIYQQTAAYGHFGRDLPDFTWERTDRAEALKKAIG; from the coding sequence ATGTCCGGTACCGTCCGCCGCCTGTTCACCTCCGAATCGGTGACCGAGGGGCACCCCGACAAGATCGCCGACCAGATCAGCGACGCGATCCTCGACTCCCTGCTCAAGGACGACCCGAAGTCCCGGGTCGCCGTCGAGACCCTGCTCACCACCGGCCAGGTGCACATCGCCGGCGAGGTCACCACGACCGCGTACGCCGACATCCCGCGGCTGGTCCGCGACACGATCTTGAACATCGGCTACGACTCGTCCAAGAAGGGCTTCGACGGCGAGTCCTGCGGCGTGTCGGTGTCCATCGGCTCGCAGTCCCCGGACATCGCCCAGGGTGTGGACACCGCTTACGAGTCCCGCGTGGAAGGCGACACTGACGAGCTGGACCGCCAGGGCGCCGGCGACCAGGGCCTGATGTTCGGCTACGCCTGCACCGACACCCCGGAGCTGATGCCGCTGCCGATCGCGCTGGCGCACCGCCTGTCGCACCGGCTGGCCACGGTCCGCAAGGACGGCACCGTCCCCTACCTGCGCCCCGACGGCAAGACCCAGGTCACCATCGAGTACGACGGCCACAAGGCGGTCCGTCTGGACACCGTGGTCCTGTCCACCCAGCACGCCTCGGACATCGACCTGGACAACCTGCTCACGCCGGACATCCGCGAGCAGGTCGTGATGCCGGAGATCGACGCGCTGGAGCTGGACACCTCCGACTTCCGGCTGCTGGTGAACCCGACCGGCCGCTTCGAGATCGGCGGCCCGATGGGCGACGCCGGCCTGACCGGCCGCAAGATCATCGTGGACACCTACGGCGGCATGGCCCGGCACGGCGGCGGCGCCTTCTCGGGCAAGGACCCGTCGAAGGTGGACCGCTCGGCCGCGTACGCGATGCGCTGGGTGGCCAAGAACGTGGTCGCCGCGGGTCTGGCAGAGCGCTGCGAGGTGCAGGTCGCCTACGCCATCGGCAAGGCCGAGCCGGTGGGCCTGTTCGTGGAGACCTTCGGGACCGGCCTGGTGGAGGACGTGAAGATCCAGGAGGCGCTGCTGCAGGTCTTCGACCTCCGCCCGGCGGCCATCATCCGCGACCTGGACCTGCTGCGCCCGATCTACCAGCAGACCGCCGCCTACGGCCACTTCGGCCGCGACCTGCCGGACTTCACCTGGGAGCGCACCGACCGCGCCGAGGCGCTGAAGAAGGCCATCGGCTGA
- the ypfJ gene encoding KPN_02809 family neutral zinc metallopeptidase has translation MRFDDDAQLDSDQVRDERGSGPARGGLGGGFGGGFGLPGGRGGLIGLILTLIAAAVGVPLALTEGSGTSSSSLSSSGSGNVTGTVGTGSLAAKCRTGADANASDDCRVVAVVNSVQNYWTGFFARNNQKYPPAQTVIFSGSTRTGCGSATSAVGPFYCPSDRTVYLDLGFWQELKTKFGARGGPFAQAYVLAHEYGHHVQNLTGALRNSQSSQQGANSGAVRVELQADCYAGLWAHYATTTKDANGRVLIKDLTKQDISDGLDAAAAVGDDRIQAEFHQRVTPETWTHGSAAQRQRWFLTGYQTGNFQSCDTFSGAL, from the coding sequence ATGCGGTTCGACGATGACGCCCAGCTGGACTCCGACCAGGTTCGCGACGAGCGCGGCTCCGGGCCCGCGCGCGGCGGCCTCGGCGGCGGTTTCGGAGGCGGCTTCGGCCTGCCCGGCGGCCGAGGCGGGCTCATCGGCCTGATCCTGACCCTCATCGCCGCGGCGGTCGGCGTCCCGCTGGCCCTCACGGAGGGCTCCGGGACGTCCTCGAGCTCCCTGTCCTCCTCCGGCAGCGGAAACGTCACCGGCACCGTCGGCACCGGCTCGCTGGCCGCCAAGTGCCGCACCGGCGCCGACGCCAACGCCAGCGACGACTGCCGCGTGGTGGCCGTGGTGAACTCCGTACAGAACTACTGGACCGGCTTCTTCGCCCGCAACAACCAGAAGTACCCGCCGGCCCAGACCGTCATCTTCAGCGGCTCCACCCGCACCGGCTGCGGCAGCGCCACCTCCGCCGTCGGGCCCTTCTACTGCCCCTCGGACCGCACCGTCTACCTGGACCTGGGCTTCTGGCAGGAGCTCAAAACCAAGTTCGGCGCGCGCGGCGGACCGTTCGCGCAGGCCTACGTCCTGGCCCACGAGTACGGCCACCACGTCCAAAACCTCACCGGAGCCCTGCGCAACAGCCAGTCCTCGCAGCAAGGCGCGAACAGCGGCGCGGTGCGCGTCGAACTCCAAGCGGACTGTTACGCCGGGCTGTGGGCGCACTACGCGACGACGACGAAGGACGCGAATGGCAGAGTCCTGATCAAAGATCTCACCAAACAGGACATCTCCGACGGATTGGACGCCGCGGCGGCCGTCGGCGACGACCGGATCCAGGCGGAATTCCACCAGCGCGTCACGCCCGAGACCTGGACGCACGGCTCAGCGGCGCAACGTCAGCGGTGGTTCCTCACCGGTTACCAAACGGGAAACTTCCAGTCCTGCGATACTTTCTCCGGCGCTCTGTGA
- a CDS encoding acetyl-CoA acetyltransferase yields MASHGIKDRVAIVAMGCTRFTEHWDSGADELLLSATAEAFAGAGLAKEEIDAYWLGTAQSGMSGITLARPLELEGKPVTRVENYCATGSEALRQAAYAVASGAYDVAMAVGVEKVKDSGYQGLNAFPIPGDGTARTVTAAAMFSMVVPAYGAKYGVAPQEMREVLARIAAKNHANGARNPKAQFRKEWPVEQLLAMPRVAGELSVFDCAGVADGAAAAIVVRAEDALRYTDKPLYIKALSLVAGNGLPLGDPGYDYTTFPEIVAAAEDAYRQAGVADPRRELAMAEVHDCFTPTELVLMEDLGFCERGKAWQEVLAGAFDLDGDLPVNPDGGLKSFGHPVGASGLRMMYEAWLQLRGEAPEQRRISTFGQRELALTHNLGGYPGEMVGFVSILGTRQG; encoded by the coding sequence ATGGCCTCGCACGGCATCAAGGACCGCGTCGCGATCGTCGCGATGGGCTGCACCCGCTTCACAGAGCATTGGGACAGCGGCGCCGACGAGCTCCTGCTGTCCGCGACCGCCGAAGCCTTCGCTGGCGCCGGTCTGGCCAAGGAGGAGATCGACGCCTACTGGCTCGGGACCGCGCAGTCCGGCATGAGCGGCATCACCCTGGCGCGTCCCCTGGAGCTGGAGGGCAAGCCGGTCACCCGCGTCGAGAACTACTGCGCGACCGGCTCCGAAGCCCTGCGGCAGGCCGCCTACGCCGTCGCCTCAGGCGCCTATGACGTGGCGATGGCGGTCGGCGTCGAGAAGGTCAAAGACTCCGGCTACCAGGGCCTGAACGCCTTCCCCATCCCCGGTGACGGCACCGCCCGCACCGTCACCGCAGCCGCGATGTTCTCGATGGTCGTCCCCGCCTACGGCGCCAAGTACGGCGTCGCCCCGCAGGAGATGCGCGAGGTCCTGGCCCGCATCGCCGCCAAGAACCACGCCAACGGCGCGCGCAACCCCAAGGCGCAGTTCCGCAAGGAATGGCCGGTCGAGCAGCTGCTCGCCATGCCGCGCGTCGCCGGAGAGCTGTCCGTGTTCGACTGCGCCGGAGTCGCCGACGGAGCGGCGGCGGCGATCGTCGTCCGCGCCGAGGACGCCCTGCGCTACACCGACAAACCGCTCTACATCAAAGCCCTGTCACTGGTCGCGGGCAACGGCCTGCCCCTGGGCGACCCCGGCTACGACTACACGACCTTCCCCGAGATCGTCGCCGCCGCCGAGGACGCCTACCGCCAGGCCGGCGTCGCCGACCCGCGCCGCGAGCTGGCGATGGCCGAGGTCCACGACTGCTTCACCCCCACCGAGCTGGTCCTGATGGAGGACCTGGGCTTCTGCGAACGCGGCAAGGCCTGGCAGGAGGTGCTGGCCGGGGCGTTCGACCTCGACGGCGACCTGCCGGTCAACCCCGACGGCGGGCTGAAGTCGTTCGGCCACCCGGTCGGCGCCTCCGGGCTGCGCATGATGTACGAAGCCTGGCTCCAGCTGCGCGGCGAGGCGCCGGAGCAGCGGCGGATCAGCACGTTCGGGCAGCGGGAGCTGGCGCTGACGCACAATCTCGGCGGATATCCGGGCGAAATGGTGGGCTTTGTATCGATTCTGGGAACCCGTCAAGGCTGA
- the rpoZ gene encoding DNA-directed RNA polymerase subunit omega yields the protein MSATEPEGIINPPIDELLDAAGSKYSLVIYAAKRARQINAYYSQLSEGLLEYVGPLVDTHVHEKPLSIALREINAGLLTAEPIEAGAPGSVIQ from the coding sequence GTGTCCGCCACTGAGCCCGAAGGCATCATCAATCCGCCGATCGACGAGCTGCTCGACGCCGCCGGCTCCAAGTACAGCCTGGTGATCTACGCGGCCAAGCGCGCTCGGCAGATCAACGCCTACTACTCCCAGCTCTCCGAGGGCCTGCTGGAGTACGTCGGCCCGCTCGTGGACACCCACGTCCACGAGAAGCCGCTGTCGATCGCGCTGCGCGAGATCAACGCCGGTCTGCTGACCGCCGAGCCCATCGAGGCCGGCGCCCCGGGGTCCGTCATTCAGTAA
- the mihF gene encoding integration host factor, actinobacterial type, protein MALPPLTPEQRAAALQKAAEARRERAALKLRLKAGGVTLSDVVREGQKNEIIGKMKVSALLESMPGIGKVRAKQIMERLDISETRRIRGLGANQIASLEREFGA, encoded by the coding sequence GTGGCTCTTCCGCCCCTCACTCCAGAACAGCGTGCGGCCGCACTTCAGAAGGCAGCCGAAGCGCGGCGTGAGCGCGCCGCTTTGAAGCTCCGTCTCAAGGCGGGCGGCGTAACGCTGTCCGATGTCGTGCGCGAAGGTCAGAAGAACGAGATCATCGGCAAGATGAAGGTCTCGGCTCTTCTGGAATCGATGCCCGGCATCGGAAAGGTCCGGGCCAAGCAGATCATGGAGCGTCTCGACATTTCCGAGACGCGCCGCATCCGCGGACTCGGCGCCAACCAGATCGCCTCTTTGGAGCGCGAATTCGGCGCGTGA
- the coaBC gene encoding bifunctional phosphopantothenoylcysteine decarboxylase/phosphopantothenate--cysteine ligase CoaBC, protein MPLPNVVLGVGGGIAAYKACELLRLFTESGHGVTVVPTASALHFVGEPTWAALSGRPVATEVWERVHEVPHVRLGRHADLVVVAPATADLLAKAAHGLADDLLTNTLLTATCPVVFAPAMHTEMWENAATQENVATLRRRGLYVIEPAVGRLTGADTGKGRLPDPSAIFEYCRSLLARGTAEPDLAGLHVVVSAGGTREPIDPVRFIGNRSSGKQGFALAGTAAARGARVTLVAANTSLADPAGVDVVRVSTTAELRTAVRAAARDADVVVMAAAVADFRPREAAEAKIKKADDNSAPEIRLVQNPHVLRELGHSRSRPGQTVVGFAAETGDAQGTWLEHGRAKLAKYGVDLLIVNEVGVDLTFGADHSAAVVIGADGSEEPVADGPKERLADVIWDRVLKVRTPND, encoded by the coding sequence ATGCCGCTGCCCAACGTCGTTCTCGGCGTGGGCGGCGGCATCGCCGCGTACAAGGCCTGCGAGCTGCTGCGGCTGTTCACCGAGTCCGGGCACGGCGTCACCGTCGTCCCCACCGCCTCCGCGCTGCACTTCGTCGGCGAGCCGACGTGGGCCGCGCTGTCCGGGCGACCGGTGGCCACCGAGGTCTGGGAGCGCGTGCACGAGGTGCCGCACGTGCGCCTCGGGCGGCACGCCGACCTGGTCGTCGTCGCTCCGGCCACGGCCGACCTGCTGGCCAAGGCGGCGCACGGCCTGGCCGACGACCTGCTGACCAACACCCTGCTCACCGCGACGTGCCCGGTGGTGTTCGCCCCGGCGATGCACACCGAGATGTGGGAGAACGCCGCCACGCAGGAGAACGTCGCCACCCTGCGCCGCCGCGGTCTGTACGTCATCGAGCCCGCCGTCGGCCGGCTGACCGGCGCCGACACCGGCAAGGGCCGGCTGCCGGACCCCTCGGCGATCTTCGAGTACTGCCGGTCGCTGCTGGCGCGCGGGACCGCCGAGCCGGACCTGGCCGGGCTGCACGTGGTGGTCTCGGCCGGCGGCACGCGCGAGCCGATCGACCCGGTGCGCTTCATCGGCAACCGCTCCTCCGGCAAGCAGGGGTTCGCGCTGGCGGGCACGGCTGCCGCCCGGGGCGCGCGGGTGACGCTGGTCGCCGCCAACACCTCGCTGGCCGATCCGGCCGGGGTCGATGTGGTGCGGGTGTCGACGACCGCCGAACTGCGCACCGCGGTGCGCGCCGCCGCGCGGGACGCGGACGTGGTCGTGATGGCCGCCGCGGTGGCCGACTTCCGGCCTCGCGAGGCAGCCGAGGCCAAGATCAAGAAGGCCGACGACAATTCGGCTCCCGAGATCCGGCTGGTCCAGAATCCGCACGTGCTGCGTGAGCTGGGTCACTCCCGGTCGCGGCCGGGGCAGACGGTGGTCGGGTTCGCCGCCGAGACCGGTGACGCGCAGGGGACGTGGCTGGAGCACGGCCGCGCCAAACTCGCCAAGTACGGCGTCGACCTGCTGATCGTCAACGAGGTCGGGGTGGACCTGACCTTCGGCGCCGATCACAGCGCGGCGGTCGTGATCGGCGCGGACGGCTCGGAGGAGCCGGTGGCCGACGGTCCGAAGGAGCGGCTCGCGGATGTGATCTGGGACCGGGTACTTAAGGTGCGCACCCCCAACGACTAA
- the gmk gene encoding guanylate kinase, protein MSDRAGTDGHGSDTSAPAPALLTVLSGPSGVGKTTLAKHVREAHPQVWLSVSATTRTPRPGEVDGVHYFFYDRPAFEDLIAEGAFLEHAEYAGNLYGTPRRAVEQRLEAGQPVLLEIELQGARQIRAAMPAARLVFLAPPSWEVLEQRLRGRGTEPEAVIAERLATGRVELAAESEFDVTIVNTTVEAAAEELVELVTGAGSRA, encoded by the coding sequence ATGAGCGATCGCGCCGGAACGGACGGCCACGGTTCCGACACCTCAGCCCCTGCCCCCGCACTGCTGACAGTGCTCTCGGGCCCGTCGGGCGTCGGCAAGACGACCCTTGCCAAGCATGTGCGCGAGGCCCACCCCCAGGTGTGGCTGTCGGTCTCGGCCACCACGCGAACCCCCCGCCCCGGCGAGGTGGACGGCGTGCACTACTTCTTCTACGACCGGCCCGCCTTCGAGGACCTGATCGCCGAGGGCGCTTTCCTGGAGCACGCCGAGTACGCCGGCAACCTGTACGGCACCCCGCGCCGGGCCGTCGAGCAGCGCCTGGAAGCCGGCCAGCCCGTGCTGCTGGAGATCGAGCTGCAGGGCGCGCGCCAGATCCGCGCCGCGATGCCCGCCGCCCGCCTGGTCTTCCTGGCTCCGCCCTCCTGGGAGGTGCTCGAGCAGCGGCTGCGCGGCCGCGGCACCGAGCCGGAGGCCGTGATCGCCGAACGCCTGGCCACCGGCCGGGTGGAACTGGCCGCCGAGAGCGAGTTCGACGTCACCATCGTCAACACCACGGTCGAGGCCGCCGCCGAGGAACTGGTCGAGCTGGTCACCGGTGCGGGGTCCAGGGCCTGA
- a CDS encoding OB-fold domain-containing protein — translation MRGILGWGVHLPYRRLDRTGIAAVAGTGGGTGTRAVASYDEDTTTMGVAAARAALHPAGPGGDTAESIRTLWFSTTAPAYQDRTNATALHAALRLPRTTAAYDATGAVRSAVAALDAALTAAEGTHLVVASDLRTGRPGSADEAAGGDAAVALLIGDSDSDEVETPNHPVLAHLLAHTATTEEFLDRWRAPGDQTSKTWEDRFGETRYTTLAAEAWNALLATANITPDGIDLLVIAATHERAAKSALKKTGVPAARHHDPFAKTIGTTGAAHPALLLASALEAARPGQTIALLVLADGADAFLWRTTEALAAYRPARPVADQIAQSGAVPYGRYLAWRGFLPVEPPRRPEPARTSASAAARAADWKFAFVGSQNADGGAVHLPPSPFDHAPHPAADAEGTIVTFTVDRLASSPSPPVVFAVVDFDGGGRLPIELTDVDADEVAIGLRVEATFRRLSSADGIHNYFWKARPVRRAGHSHPVHPVHSEQETR, via the coding sequence ATGCGAGGAATCCTGGGGTGGGGCGTCCACCTGCCGTACCGCCGCCTGGACCGCACCGGCATCGCCGCCGTGGCGGGCACCGGCGGCGGAACCGGTACCCGCGCCGTGGCCTCCTACGACGAGGACACCACGACCATGGGCGTCGCCGCCGCCCGCGCCGCCCTGCACCCGGCGGGACCAGGCGGCGACACCGCCGAGAGCATCAGAACCCTGTGGTTCAGCACCACCGCCCCCGCCTACCAGGACCGCACCAACGCCACCGCCCTGCACGCCGCCCTCCGCCTCCCCCGCACCACCGCCGCCTACGACGCCACCGGAGCCGTACGCTCCGCCGTAGCCGCCCTCGACGCCGCCCTGACCGCGGCCGAGGGAACCCACCTCGTCGTCGCCTCCGACCTCCGCACCGGCCGCCCGGGCAGCGCCGATGAAGCCGCCGGAGGGGATGCAGCAGTAGCACTACTCATCGGCGATAGCGATAGCGATGAAGTAGAGACCCCAAACCACCCCGTCCTAGCCCACCTCCTCGCCCACACCGCCACCACCGAGGAGTTCCTCGACCGCTGGCGCGCCCCCGGCGATCAGACCTCGAAGACGTGGGAAGACCGCTTCGGCGAGACCCGCTACACCACCCTCGCCGCCGAAGCCTGGAACGCCCTCCTGGCGACGGCGAACATCACCCCCGACGGCATCGACCTCCTCGTGATCGCCGCCACCCACGAACGCGCCGCGAAGTCGGCCCTGAAGAAGACCGGCGTCCCCGCCGCACGCCACCACGACCCGTTCGCCAAGACCATCGGCACCACCGGTGCGGCCCACCCCGCCCTCCTCTTGGCCTCAGCCCTCGAAGCCGCCCGCCCCGGCCAGACCATCGCCCTGCTCGTCCTCGCCGACGGCGCCGACGCCTTCCTGTGGCGCACCACCGAAGCCCTCGCCGCCTACCGCCCCGCGCGCCCCGTCGCCGACCAGATCGCCCAGTCCGGCGCCGTCCCCTACGGCCGCTACCTCGCCTGGCGCGGTTTCCTCCCGGTCGAGCCGCCCCGGCGCCCCGAGCCCGCGCGCACCTCCGCCTCGGCCGCCGCCCGGGCCGCCGACTGGAAGTTCGCGTTCGTCGGTTCTCAGAACGCCGACGGCGGCGCCGTGCACCTGCCGCCCTCCCCCTTCGACCACGCCCCGCACCCCGCCGCGGACGCCGAGGGCACCATCGTCACCTTCACCGTCGACCGCCTCGCCTCCTCCCCCAGCCCGCCGGTCGTGTTCGCGGTCGTCGACTTCGACGGCGGCGGACGCCTGCCGATCGAGCTGACCGACGTCGACGCCGACGAGGTCGCGATCGGCCTGCGCGTGGAGGCCACCTTCCGCCGCCTGAGCAGCGCCGACGGCATCCACAACTACTTCTGGAAAGCGCGCCCGGTCCGCCGCGCCGGCCACTCCCACCCCGTCCACCCCGTCCACTCCGAGCAGGAGACCCGCTGA
- a CDS encoding TetR/AcrR family transcriptional regulator, which yields MAVQARERLLTASEELFYAEGIRAVGVERILTASGVGRASFYRHFAGKDELVVAVLTRTDERWREWLRETVTGYGLPPAERPIAVFDALGEWLDGAGHRGCAFINAMVEAADRTSPIHEAAAAHKEAVTDYLARLLAEAGRDDHETLAPELMLLIEGALVTSQREGTSEAAIRAGRIARVLLARQPDPRDAVRRRLRVVTGGMR from the coding sequence ATGGCGGTACAGGCGCGCGAGCGGTTGTTGACGGCGTCCGAAGAGCTGTTCTATGCCGAGGGAATCCGCGCGGTGGGCGTGGAGCGGATCCTGACGGCCTCGGGAGTGGGGCGCGCCTCGTTCTACCGGCACTTCGCCGGCAAGGACGAACTGGTGGTCGCCGTCCTGACCCGCACCGACGAACGCTGGCGCGAATGGCTGCGCGAAACCGTCACCGGATACGGACTGCCGCCCGCCGAACGCCCGATCGCGGTGTTCGACGCCCTGGGGGAGTGGCTCGACGGCGCGGGCCACCGCGGCTGCGCCTTCATCAACGCCATGGTCGAGGCCGCCGACCGCACCAGCCCGATCCACGAAGCCGCCGCCGCGCACAAGGAAGCGGTGACCGACTACCTCGCCCGCCTCCTGGCCGAAGCAGGCCGCGACGACCACGAAACCCTCGCCCCGGAACTGATGCTCCTCATCGAGGGCGCCCTGGTCACCTCCCAGCGCGAGGGCACCTCGGAGGCGGCGATCCGCGCCGGCCGCATCGCCCGCGTGCTGCTCGCGCGCCAGCCGGACCCGCGCGACGCGGTGCGGCGGCGGCTGCGGGTGGTGACCGGCGGGATGCGATAA
- a CDS encoding MerR family transcriptional regulator, with protein MTIDNYSPAQTVEMSGFSLDTLRYYEKIGLIEPVRRAAGGHRRYTDDDLGWLDMLRCLRGTGMPIAQMQTFAELVRDGDGTVTDRLALLEEHDANVEAEMERLIELRRKIQEKIAYYRSYLAEMPVECVRE; from the coding sequence ATGACGATCGACAATTACTCCCCGGCGCAAACGGTCGAAATGTCTGGCTTTTCGCTCGATACGCTGCGCTACTACGAGAAGATCGGCCTCATCGAGCCCGTCCGGCGGGCCGCAGGCGGCCACCGCCGCTACACCGACGACGATCTGGGCTGGCTCGACATGCTCCGCTGCCTGCGGGGCACCGGCATGCCCATCGCGCAGATGCAGACCTTCGCCGAGCTGGTCCGCGACGGCGACGGCACGGTCACCGACCGCCTGGCGCTGCTGGAGGAGCACGACGCCAACGTCGAGGCGGAGATGGAGCGGCTGATCGAACTGCGGCGGAAGATCCAGGAGAAGATCGCCTACTACCGGTCATATCTGGCGGAGATGCCGGTGGAGTGCGTGCGGGAGTAG